From a single Solenopsis invicta isolate M01_SB chromosome 4, UNIL_Sinv_3.0, whole genome shotgun sequence genomic region:
- the LOC113005526 gene encoding uncharacterized protein F54H12.2-like — protein sequence MAFLHSYSCECLKSELELFTVPPTQATIENSQWLHYKPISSLTNDSPIEFVIPGQGEEYIDLSHTMLCISVQIRLTVSKEIPKKEETSGAVDKLVGLVNNFMHSLFNQVDVFFNQKLVTPPNNAYAYRAYIETLLNYGPAAKNSHLTSVLWYSDTGSEMAQPSILNAGFLKRCLLTANAKKIDLMGHLHCDVFNQERFLINGVEMRLRMVRSRDAFCLMDQTERGFEVHILDATLLVRRSKISPGILLAHAKALSKTTAKYPLTRVEVKSISIHSGIYGETLDNVILGQIPKRLIIGFVDNRAFNRNRTLNPFNFHHYKINYLSLYVDGTQIPSKPLQPNFTKEGLYMDAYHTLFSGTGIHFLNEGNSISRENYPNGYCLFAFDLTPDLSANNNMHWNLMTGTLELMCVLKKR from the coding sequence ATGGCCTTTTTACACTCTTATTCGTGCGAGTGTCTCAAATCAGAATTGGAATTATTCACCGTCCCACCAACGCAAGCAACAATTGAAAACTCGCAATGGTTACATTACAAACCAATATCGTCGTTAACCAATGATTCACCTATAGAATTTGTTATACCAGGCCAGGGGGAAGAATACATCGACTTATCACATACCATGTTATGTATCAGTGTTCAAATAAGACTGACCGTTTccaaagaaattccaaaaaaagaaGAGACTTCAGGTGCTGTTGATAAGCTAGTAGGACTCgtcaataattttatgcattCGTTATTCAATCAGGTAGATgtgtttttcaatcaaaaacttGTAACACCCCCAAATAATGCGTACGCTTACAGAGCTTATATAGAAACATTGCTTAATTATGGCCCTGCTGCAAAAAACTCTCATTTAACAAGTGTGTTGTGGTATAGCGATACGGGTAGTGAAATGGCGCAACCATCCATCTTAAACGCCGGTTTTCTAAAACGGTGTTTGTTAACAGCTAATGCTAAGAAAATTGACCTTATGGGTCATTTACATTGCGATGTTTTCAATCAAGAAAGGTTTCTGATAAACGGCGTAGAAATGCGTTTGCGGATGGTACGATCAAGAGACGCTTTCTGCCTTATGGATCAAACCGAACGAGGTTTCGAAGTTCATATACTCGATGCTACGCTACTTGTCAGACGTTCAAAGATTTCACCAGGTATATTATTAGCCCACGCTAAAGCTCTTTCAAAAACTACAGCAAAGTATCCTCTTACGCGTGTTGAAGTAAAATCTATATCTATACATAGCGGTATATATGGTGAAACGCTCGACAATGTGATACTTGGTCAGATaccaaaacgtttaataatcgGTTTTGTCGATAATAGAGCATTCAACAGAAATCGCACGCTTAatccttttaattttcatcattacaaaattaattatttatctttatacgttGACGGCACACAAATACCTAGTAAACCGCTACAAccaaattttacaaaagaaggCCTGTATATGGATGCCTATCACACACTCTTTTCTGGAACGGGTATACATTTTCTAAACGAGGGTAATTCTATTTCTCGTGAAAATTATCCAAATGGGTACTGTCTTTTCGCATTTGACCTCACACCGGACCTTTCGGCAAACAACAATATGCACTGGAATTTAATGACGGGAACGTTAGAATTGATGTGCGTTTTGAAGAAGCGTTAA